CCATGATCCTGAGTCGTGTCTATAGCGTTTCAGGCCACGATATTAAATTCCTTGCTCCGAGACAACGAGGCGCATCGATGGGTCTTTATACCACGGCGATAAGTGAATCTGACGAGAGCGTCCACTCACCGGGGTTCGGGTCGTCCCCGGTATGCGAGAGCGATTCTCCGTTAATAACGACACTGGAGACGTCGTCGGTATCGACCACCTCGAGTCGAAGCTGGGTGGCCGAGAGCGACGGAACCTCCACGTTGAGAACCTGGTCGTTCGTCTCGGCCGAAACGGTCACGAGTCGATCCGCGGTCTCGTCGTAATAGCGTCCGTTTGCCGTCCCGTCCGCGAGGGTGACCTGCAGGATGAGGTCGTCCGGCGTTCCCGGCTGGACGAACTGGGTCGGTTCCTGCTGGGGGAGGACGCTTCCCGCACGGACGAAAATCGGCATCGTCTCGAGTGGAGCGTCGATCGCGACGGCTTGTCCGCCGTCGTATCGCTCGCCGTCCCAGAGGTGGCGCCACTCACCTCGTGGAAGGTAGACGTCGCGGGTCGTCTTGGACTGGAAGACAGGTGCCACGAGCAGGTCTTTGCCGATGAGGTACTGGGTGTCGAGTCGGTGGGTCTGCGGGTCGTCCTGGTACTCGAGGACGAGTGGACGAACCTCGGGGAGACCGGTTCGAGCAGCGATCTCGGCATACGTGTACAGATAGGGGAGCAGCCGATAGCGAAGCTGTGCGTACGTGCGGAAAATGTCGAGGGCTTCTTCGCCGAAGGCCCAGGGCTCTCGCGGCGTCGTGCCGTGACATCGGCTGTTGCTCGAGAGCAGGCCGAACTGCGCCCACCTGACGTACAGGTCGTCGCTCGGGGAGCCACGGAAGCCGCCGATGTCGTGGCTCCAGAAGGCGATTCCCGAGAGGGAAGCCGACAGTCCACCGCGGAGTGCCGCGGCCATTCCATTCCAGGAAGTCTGTGGGTCGCCACCCCAGTGCATCGGGAACTGCTGGCTGCCCGTCCAGGCGGCTCGACCCCAGACGAGGGCCTCCTCGTCGCCGTTGACCTCGCCGACCGTCTCGTAGACCGCCCGGTTGTACAGGTACGGATAGAGGTTGTGCATGATCCGACCGCTCTTCCCGTTGTCGAAGATCGCATCCTCGGGAACGTACTCGCCGTAGTCCGTCTTGAAGACGGCAACGCCCATCTCGAGAAGCCGCCGGTGTTTATCTTTCCACCACTCCACGGCTTCGGGGTTCGTGAAATCGACCAGGGCGCCACGATACTCCCCCTGGCAGGTGTCGTCCATCACGTACGGCTTTCCGGCCCCGTCGGTGACGAAATACCCGTTCCGGACGCCCTCGCCGAACGCGTCCGTGCCGACGGGGACGTGAGGATGTTCCCACAGGGAGAGTCGGAAGTTCCGATCGCGCAACCCCGCGATCATCCCCTCGGGGTCGGGGAACTGGTCGGTGTCCCACTCGAGGGTGCAGGACTCGCCGGGTGGCATCCAGAACGGGTCCAGATGCAAGACGTCACAGGGGATCTCCTCCTCGCGAAGTCGATCGGCGATCTCCTCGAGTTCGGCCCTCGATTCGTAGCCAAGCCGGGACATCCACGTTCCGAAACTCCACTTAGGCGGCCGATCGGGTCGACCGGTGAAGGCGGTGTACTGGCGGACGATCTCTTTCAACGACGGCCCGTAGAAGAAGACGAACGCGAAGCGATCATCGTCGACGGTGATGGTACCGCTGGCGGTCGATTCAGTGCCGAAATCGTAGGTGACTCTGGCGGTCGTATCGACGAGGAGCCCGTACCCGTTGATCGAGAGGTGAAACGGGATGTTCTTGTACGCACGTTCGGTCTCGGTGCCGAGGGGTTCCTTGTGCCAGGCCTCGATCGTGCGGCCTCGACGGTCGAACTCCACGAACTGCTCGCCGACGCCGTAGAGTTTCTCGTCGGGCGTCAGTCGGAATCCCGTTCCCGTTTCCGCCATCCGTCGTGGGTTGTGGTTGATCTGCTCCTGGACGCCGCCGAGTGGTTCGACGCGGTCGACCCCGAAGACGTCCTGGTCCTCGCGTTGTTCTTCGAAGACGACCCCGTTTTCGTCCTCGACGCGGAAACGCCACTCCTCGAGACCGACGATGACTGTGAGTACGCCCGTGTCGAGATGCAGTTCACCGTCGTGTTCCGCAGTCGTGAGGTCGACAGGCTCCTCCAGAGCCGACTCGTCGTACTCCGGATACGGCCGATCGGCAGATACCTCGGGATTCGTCTCGAGTTCGAAGTGAAACGTCCGATCGTCGTAGAACCGAAGCGTTACGGGCCACGTCCGTTCAGTGGCCTCGGGGGGGCCCTCGACCGCACACTCCAGTCGAACCGTGCCGTCCTCGATATCGTATGATTCGACCGCCGAAACCGTCAGTCGCTCACGCTTCATCGGTACCTGGAGTGGTGTGTCTCTGGGTAATAAAGTCTCCGTCGAGGTATCGGCCGGTTTTGGACCCGTCTCCGTCACTTGCCACGGGATATATATGCGTATTCCCCGAAGCGTTTCATCGGCTGACTATGCAAGCGACAGACAGAGAGATAGCTGCTACGATTCTCGCGGACCTCTCTCTCGAAGAGAAAGTGGCCCAGCTCGGCACGGTTCGGATCGGCTCGCTGCTCGAGGATGGAGAGTTCTCTCGAGAACGCGCGTTCGAGACGATTCCACACGGGATCGGCCGCGTCACGCGCGTTGGCCGGGAGAGTCGTCTCGATCCGGAAGCCCTCTCGCGCGTCGTCCACGATATACAGCGGTTTCTCGAGGGAGAAACGCGTCCCGGGATTCCGGCTATTTGCCGGGAGGAGGCCCTCTGTGGCTACGCCGGCCGGCGCGGTACCGCGTTCCCACAGAGTATCGGGATGGCGAGTACGTGGAATCCGCCTCTGCTCGAGCAGGTGGCAGACGAGATATCGGGACAGCTCCGGGCCGTCGGCTGTCAGGCGACGCTCGCACCGGTACTCGATATCGGGATCGATCCACGGTGGGGGCGGGTCGAGGAGACCTACGGCGAGGACCCGTACCTCGTGGCCTCTATGGGGCTCGCCGCAATCGAGGGATTTCAGGCCGGAGATCGAGAATCGGTCCTCGCAACCGCCAAGCACTTCGTCGGCCACGGTCGCCCCGAAGGCGGACGGAACCGCGCCCCGGTGACCCACTCGTTTCGCACGCTCAAACAGAACGACCTCTGGCCGTTTCGGGCGGCAGTCGAACGAGGCGGGGTCGAATCTGTCATGGCTGCCTACCAGGCCGTCGACGGCGTACCCTGCCACGCTGACGATCGCCTCCTCACGGGGATACTCCGCGAAGAGTGGGGGTTCGACGGCACGGTCGTCTCGGACGGCCGTGGGATCGAACTTCTCTGTGACGATCATCACGTGGTGTCCGACCACGCGAGTGCTGGAACGACCGCACTCCGTGCGGGTATCGACGTCGAACTTCCCGAGATCGAGTGTTTCGGCGCGTCACTTCTCGAGGCCGTCCGTGAGGAACGGATCGACGAGAAATTCGTCGACCGGGCAGTTTGTCGCCACCTCGAGCAAAAGTCCCGTCTCGGCCTGTTCGACTCGGCGGCTCCGGACCCGGAACGAGCCAGCGCGGCCTTCGGTACCGACGATCAGCGCCTCCTCGCTCGACAAGCTGCTCGAGAATCGCTCGTTCTGCTGGAAAACGACGGGACTCTCCCCATTTCGGACGAGGCGTCCGTCGCGGTCGTGGGGCCCAACGCGGACGAACCGCGCCATCTACTCGGCAACTACACCTACGCGGCGGCGGAGTCCGACGACGACGGTCTCGAGGTCACCACGCCACTCGAGGCCATCCGTGACCGACTTGGACGGGCATCGGTCCGATACGAACGGGGCTGTGGTATCTTGGCCGAGGGCGGGCAGGCCGACCTCGAGTCGCAGGAGTTCGATGCGGCCAGGACCATCGCCGACACAGCCGACGTCGTCGTTGCCTGCGTCGGTGGTCGATCCGGTATCGACGTCGAACGCGACGCGACCGGCACCGCTGGGGAAGGACTCGACCGGGCGACACTTGGGCTGCCGGGGCATCAGCACGCGCTGCTCGAGGCGGTTACCGAAACCGGAACGCCAGTCGTCGTCGTGCTCGTCAGCGGCCGTCCGCTCTCGCTCGATGGTCGTTTCGACGCGCCCGGTGCGATCCTCGAGGCCTGGCTTCCGGGACAGGCTGGCGGGCTAGCGATTGCGGACGTGCTGTTCGGGGACGTGGATGCCGTCGGACGACTCCCCGTGTCGATTCCGCGGTCGGTCGGTCAGCTTCCCGCCCACTACCGTCGGACGGCGCTTTCGACCAACCAGCACTACGTCGACGAGGCCGCCGATCCGTGGTATTCGTTTGGCCACGGGGAAAGCTACGCGACTTTCGAGTACGGCGAACTCGAGGTCGACGCGAAGACGGTTTCGATGGCCGGGTCGATCGATCTCGCTCTCGAGGTCGAAAATGTCGGGAACCGACCCGGTATCGAGGTCGTCCAGCTCTACGTTCGAGATCGCGAGGCCAGCGTGACGCGTCCAGATCGTGAACTCCGTGGCTTCTGTCGGCTCTCCCTGTCGCCTGGCGAGCGTCGACGAGTCTCGTTCTCGCTGCCGGTCGACGCACTTGCACTCGTCGATCGGGACGCCGAGTGGACGATCGAACCGGGGTCGTTCGAGGTACAGGTCGGGCGCTCTGCGGCGGATATCCGGCTGCGTGAGACGATCGCAGTGACGGGCGCT
Above is a genomic segment from Natribaculum luteum containing:
- the yicI gene encoding alpha-xylosidase, which gives rise to MKRERLTVSAVESYDIEDGTVRLECAVEGPPEATERTWPVTLRFYDDRTFHFELETNPEVSADRPYPEYDESALEEPVDLTTAEHDGELHLDTGVLTVIVGLEEWRFRVEDENGVVFEEQREDQDVFGVDRVEPLGGVQEQINHNPRRMAETGTGFRLTPDEKLYGVGEQFVEFDRRGRTIEAWHKEPLGTETERAYKNIPFHLSINGYGLLVDTTARVTYDFGTESTASGTITVDDDRFAFVFFYGPSLKEIVRQYTAFTGRPDRPPKWSFGTWMSRLGYESRAELEEIADRLREEEIPCDVLHLDPFWMPPGESCTLEWDTDQFPDPEGMIAGLRDRNFRLSLWEHPHVPVGTDAFGEGVRNGYFVTDGAGKPYVMDDTCQGEYRGALVDFTNPEAVEWWKDKHRRLLEMGVAVFKTDYGEYVPEDAIFDNGKSGRIMHNLYPYLYNRAVYETVGEVNGDEEALVWGRAAWTGSQQFPMHWGGDPQTSWNGMAAALRGGLSASLSGIAFWSHDIGGFRGSPSDDLYVRWAQFGLLSSNSRCHGTTPREPWAFGEEALDIFRTYAQLRYRLLPYLYTYAEIAARTGLPEVRPLVLEYQDDPQTHRLDTQYLIGKDLLVAPVFQSKTTRDVYLPRGEWRHLWDGERYDGGQAVAIDAPLETMPIFVRAGSVLPQQEPTQFVQPGTPDDLILQVTLADGTANGRYYDETADRLVTVSAETNDQVLNVEVPSLSATQLRLEVVDTDDVSSVVINGESLSHTGDDPNPGEWTLSSDSLIAVV
- a CDS encoding glycoside hydrolase family 3 N-terminal domain-containing protein codes for the protein MQATDREIAATILADLSLEEKVAQLGTVRIGSLLEDGEFSRERAFETIPHGIGRVTRVGRESRLDPEALSRVVHDIQRFLEGETRPGIPAICREEALCGYAGRRGTAFPQSIGMASTWNPPLLEQVADEISGQLRAVGCQATLAPVLDIGIDPRWGRVEETYGEDPYLVASMGLAAIEGFQAGDRESVLATAKHFVGHGRPEGGRNRAPVTHSFRTLKQNDLWPFRAAVERGGVESVMAAYQAVDGVPCHADDRLLTGILREEWGFDGTVVSDGRGIELLCDDHHVVSDHASAGTTALRAGIDVELPEIECFGASLLEAVREERIDEKFVDRAVCRHLEQKSRLGLFDSAAPDPERASAAFGTDDQRLLARQAARESLVLLENDGTLPISDEASVAVVGPNADEPRHLLGNYTYAAAESDDDGLEVTTPLEAIRDRLGRASVRYERGCGILAEGGQADLESQEFDAARTIADTADVVVACVGGRSGIDVERDATGTAGEGLDRATLGLPGHQHALLEAVTETGTPVVVVLVSGRPLSLDGRFDAPGAILEAWLPGQAGGLAIADVLFGDVDAVGRLPVSIPRSVGQLPAHYRRTALSTNQHYVDEAADPWYSFGHGESYATFEYGELEVDAKTVSMAGSIDLALEVENVGNRPGIEVVQLYVRDREASVTRPDRELRGFCRLSLSPGERRRVSFSLPVDALALVDRDAEWTIEPGSFEVQVGRSAADIRLRETIAVTGAPTPPSSPVAFSDSTVDR